Proteins encoded in a region of the Cupriavidus pauculus genome:
- a CDS encoding PRC-barrel domain-containing protein — MKTRLTSVAKLSTLVLALSAGGLLTGTATAQDPPIAGKATLGVTVTEAQLVATGWRASKMIHTDVYNEKNEKIGRVDDLIVAPDGSLSTAVIDVGGFLGVATHRVAIPVQHFKQIAPKAILPGASKDALKKLPVFEYAKG; from the coding sequence ATGAAGACCCGCCTGACTTCAGTCGCAAAGCTGTCAACGCTTGTGCTCGCGCTATCCGCTGGGGGCCTGTTGACCGGCACCGCGACCGCGCAGGATCCGCCCATCGCCGGCAAGGCGACGCTCGGGGTAACCGTCACCGAGGCCCAACTGGTGGCAACGGGCTGGCGTGCATCGAAGATGATCCACACCGATGTCTATAACGAAAAGAACGAGAAGATCGGCCGGGTCGATGACCTCATCGTGGCACCGGACGGTTCGCTTTCGACCGCGGTCATCGATGTCGGTGGCTTTCTCGGCGTGGCCACGCATCGTGTCGCGATCCCCGTTCAGCATTTCAAACAGATCGCACCGAAGGCCATTCTCCCCGGCGCAAGCAAGGACGCGCTGAAGAAGCTGCCCGTGTTCGAGTACGCCAAGGGCTGA